AACGATATCAGAGGAGTAACTATGTGAAGACCGAAGAAAACAACCTGCAAGACCAGTGAATCAGAAATAATCTAAAAGGGGTTTCTCCTCCTAGCTACTCTATGAGATTCACCTGAGATATATTTGTTCCTTCAGATTCGACTGGATCTGATGACAAGTCAACCTGCAAGTCGTATAAACAATCAGAAGCAATGAAAGCTCAAAAACGATTATTCCTCCAAATCTGctaagataaataaaaatcaaagagtACCAGATCTTTTAAACAGAGAGCAGAGAGCAGTTGAAGAAGAGCTCGTAAATCTTTATACTTCTCTGTCTTTGCATCGCTAAGTAAGCTGTTTGAAAGACTTAATGATATCTGGAGAAACAAAACAAATGTTTGAAATTCTTGCGCAATGAAGTTTCAGTAACTGATGTCACGGACATTGCACAAATAACTTAGCCTATATTGTGTAAAGTAAAGAAATTAAACCGAAAGAAATGGTTTGACAAATAAAGAATTCATATTGGTAAGTCATctgacaatatgaagcatgaTTGAGAGGGAATCTAAAGTGCAGTAATGGCCATGGTATCCTTTGAAGGAGGACAACGcacatagaaaagaaaatgggaaAGAGAAAATAGCAAGCACCAAAATGACTCTCCATCTTCTGGATACAGTAGGTTGAAGGACAAGGACAGAAGGGCCTTTAATGACACATGAATTCTGGAGTCTCATTTCTTCTTGATGGTCAAGGATCCTTTCTATAGCAATAACTAGAATGTGCATATATGATTCTTGACATAATATGTAACAAAATGAGCTTTTTTATTTCGCTTATGCTTATAAAATTGGTGCATTCTGTTGGGGGTTGCACCTCCACCGTTCAATAATACTTCTTCCTAAAAAAACacttgaaaaaagaaaagacgtAATTTGTAAGAACTGTTCTCTTTTTTGGTAAAGGCCACCATGGATGAAATTGATAGTACAAGGTTCCCAATTAATCTTCCCTTTCTTCCTTCAGGTACAAGTATTTAGATCCCAGAGTCTAGGAAAGAAAACAAGCTTTTCAAACTAACCTTGCCAATGTTGTGAGAAGAGTAAAGCTGAAGCAAGCGCATGCAGAAATCAACAACAGCTGCAGTTTCCTTGGCCTCTAGGTATGTAATTTGGGCATCCACCCAGGCAACCACAAACTTCAGGAGCACATAAACAACAGAAGACTGAACACAATACAGTTAGGCAAACCATTCAGCCCAAATTACAAATTCCACTGTAGGCTAAACTTACAGTTGCTAAaagtaatttcataaaattgaGTCCAAAACATTATCAACCTTAATATTGTTTCCAAGCTACTTATTAGCATACTGCCAAGCGTACATTCccatatatttatctatatatatatataaaaggtcCTCGCCTggaaaaaactgaaattgtCACCATGGACATGGGAATCATATTACTTTCAGACTAAAATTAGCTAACATATCTAGGAcagaaaattcaattttctgCTAAAAAGATTTGTTTCTTTCTCTTGTTTTTCTATCGGGACAAGAGGCCTGAGAGTGAGGTATATGCAGCACAGGAATGCATACCTCATGTTTGTAAACttcaagaagaacaagaatagCATTTAGTACAGACAGTCCCATTTCGTAAATTGATTTTTGCATTCGAGGTTCCGAGGCACGAGCAGCTCCACGAAGACGCTCCAATGAGCAGGTGATCTACATAATTCCAGCAACATCATcaggaaaaaacaaaaaacaaaaaacaaaaaacaaaaaaagaaagaaagaaaatgctcTGATTGACTGGCAATGCAAAATACAATGTATTGATAGACAAATATTGTTGAACACTGAGGTTCCTTCCCCTACCGATAAGATGATATCAGGCTGTTGAGAAATGCTTCTAATGTCATTCCTGCTAGATAATTCCACCAGGTACTTTGTCATATGACCCATGAGATCCTTCACATACCTATTCACGTGACCTTAGATTAGGTTTCATGGTCTAAGATTGtcaattaaaaaatcattttaaaaaacatGTACTCACTGATTTGCTGCCTCTGAGTTTCCCAAGCCAGAAGCGGAAAGAACAAGTGTCTGAGCTAGGGATctctaaaaaaataagaaatgaagATGTTATAGTACTTCATTCATTGATATAACTCAAGGAACTAATCATAAGACTCCTACCTGATGAGAAGCATTCAACATGAATAACATCTTTTCATGAGCAAAAGCATTAGCAAGCTCACGCCACGACTCCTGCAAAACAATCAGTGCAAATTCATAGTCCTTGAATGGCTGATGAAAATagttaaaatttaaagtcTTTTTGCACAAGTTTATTATATGGACATGGAAGTAATCACTTCATGGTCCCACAACATTGTCGTGAGGTCCATGTGACATTAAATAGAAGAGACTGATATTGGAAAGAAAATGAGGATGTgacagagaaaaagaaaacggaGGGAGACTAAATCCATCATGGACATTAAGTATCATTGAAAGAACCAATAAATGATGGCACAGGAAGGAGGTCATATCTGACCAATGCCACAAGGTGGACACAAATGTTTTTCTGCCGAACTAGTGCATGAAGTAGCTGGTAACATGTCATACCCTGTGAAACAAAGAGCAAATTGATCAGGTGTAGGtagtgattttaaaattgaatgggGCATGCTATCATATCTTTTCCTGAACTTTACAAGGAATTATATTCaaagatattttatgaaaaagtTTGAACGGATTACAACCCACctgtaaaattataaatgcAATTGACAATCACTCAAAAAAAGGTAAGTCTTTGTCATCTTTCTTTTTACGGTTGTCAAGTGAAATTACttgtatgaagtttggtcTCAAAGAAGCAAAAagcatttaaaattttgcagGCAGATAATTGAGGTGTAGTGTGATCACCTCAATAAATACAACTTGGTCAAGCAAAATAGTTTGACTAATACCTGCAAATAATTTTCTCCGGGATATGATGTGAATGTAATTATGGATACACGAACAATAGTGCCCAGTACAAACTTCCCGTAGCTGTATTCGCTGAAATAATTTGCTACAGTTTTCCTAGAGTTTTGTGGGAGTTGATGCCCCCGACTGAGCAGAGAATCATCATTTCTGTCATGGGTTTCCTCCAGGGACATTAAATATGTAGGGGACCATCTTGAAAGGAACCATATAACAGCCTATATAGAAGACAAACTATGAAGAATCAGAAGACAGCAgtttccaaaacaaaaagcATTTGAGCATAATAGCTTTATTACCAATTATTCTACCTCCATTAGTCGAGGGCTGAAAAATGACGCTCTAAGATCTGGATCTAGACTGTGTTCAGCAAACTTAATAATTGAGCTGCATCGAGCAACAAATAACAGCATAAACTACTGCCCATGGTAAcccaaggaaattattatttcctaaagaagaaatcaaatccACTCTCCTTTCACAAGGAAGACGGATAAGCTGTATCAAGGTTGTAAGAATGCAAGAATAGCTAACAATTTCCTAGATTTGATTGATTAAAGGTTGTAGTGATTCAACAAAATAACCAACAATTCCTAGATTGATTCATTAATTATTGGTGTAAAAGGAAAAGGTCAAAGGAAAACTGATTCAAGATTTTGGATGTCTTCTAATTAAACCAAAGGGATGAATTTTACCCAGAGAGAAGAACAACCGGATGTTTATCTGCCTCCAGAAAGTCCCCAAAGTTCCTTTGAATGGCATCTGGTACCTTCATATCATACAGCATAAGCAGAGAGCTTTCATTTCCAAATTATACTATTGAGAGAGCTTAACATGCATTTTTCTTAACTTTTGTTCAGTAAAGGGACAAAGCAACAAACATCAGACATATCAATCATCTAGTAATCAACGTCATCTCAAATAAATGACTCTGGAGAAGGGTTTAGGATATCCTACATTCACATTTGCAGTTCCACCTCTCTCAAAAGTTCAATGCTCTTAAATAAGAAACTGAAGATACCCCAAATATATGCAAATCATGCAAACAATGGCTTAGATTTGTTTGATCTTGAGGTACCATCGAGAGATTTCATTCATATGCGGGGTTTGCAGTGTAAGGTTTTCATAGATTCACTCAATCAGCAGCACGATTGTTAACATCCATACACATTATTCTCATAAACACAGCAGCAAGCTTGCACAATGCACTCATAAATATCATCTAGGAAGAATGAACAAAGTCCGAAGTTGACAAATATAAGAAAGGTACCAGGGGtgtttctccttctccttcgtCAGCAAGAACATGACCTGTTATCAGCAACAATGAGTAAAGTTCTTCCAAGGTTTCGGTAGGATCAACAATGCCCCTGCCCTAAACACCAATTAAATAAGTAATATGATGAGAGAAAGGCTAAGGAAAAATACATCATATAACTACCATCAtgttaaataatattttacaacaaaaataaagCTTATAGGATGACAGTGCATGCTGAGAAGCAGAGTCAGACAAAATAATGGCTTGGCTATTGATTGTGATCCATAAAAGGCCTTAACTGAAAGAAGAAACTCGTAGAAAAGCAAAATTTTCATGGAAGTAAGCATATACATGAGTACAATACTTCTGGATAAGTTATGTCAAAACATCAACCAGGAATACATGTTGTAGATCAGAAAAGTATAATCCGAAATAAAAGTACTAAGCATATACATGAAAGAAATAGTGATTACAGAATTACTGCCCAATAATAATTGAACATGATGCAGTTCTACTCTAGAATCAGAATTCAACTTAAAGAGGACCTGATGTAGACGCGAAACTCGTTCTGTAAAAAGCCTTGTGAGTAAAGGAACTGTCACATCAATGGCTGCTCTAGCTATTAAAGCATAAGAGCTCAGTCTTTCATCCATGGCTGCACAAGCAGAAGGTTTAGACGATATCAAATGGGACacgctatatatatatatatatatatattaaaaaaaaaaagatgattgTGATATTATAATCAATAATAGAGCATGCACGGCCTTAAACTAATCAGCAAGAATGTGCATGACTATTGATTGCTTATTTCATACCAGAGATGGATGCATGAATGTAGTCTGAGTCAGAATCATCATTATACGCCGAAGCAGAAGCAGCTGAATCATAGAAATTGTCAGATATTAACTTACGCAAGGCAAGAACAGGAAAAGAGGATGGTAATATAGCATGTAGTATCACCTTTTAGCTCAGAATCTACAATCAATGCAAAGAGGTTGGCTGCTGCAactgccccttcaggtggaagGGATATTCCACCACCCGTAATATGTAATGGCTGTAAAGAATGCTGGTGAGAAGTAACAAATAAATGATTGCCAACAAGTAGCAAGAGTCATCTAAGACATAGGATCTTCCTAGAGTTCCTTTGGAATGTTCTTGGATTAGTTACAGATGGTTAAAGTATCCCAGCAGTGGAAGTTGCACAATGACACTTCACTATCAAACAAAGCCCCAATAGGCCTTTCCACCCATTTTATATACCTGATGTCTTATACCTATGGTGTCCTTCCTCTATGTGATGCAAGTACTTTTGAGAAAGAGGCTATAAAATCAGTCATATTACTAGAAAAACAAGTTCCCACACCTATATCTGCTATTAATTATGCATGGATATAGTTCTCTAGCTCATACCATGAGAAGTGCCGTCCAGGTATCTAGCAAGATGTCACGTGCCTCCCAGCTCCATGTTTCCTCTTCACTGTTCTGACTGATGAGAACTTTAATTACTTCACCCATCAAGGTGGATAACAGAGTAAGAGTCCCATATGGCCTGAACATCAAGGCAAGATATTTGTTTCTTTAGAACTACAAACAGATCAAGCACATATAAGTTATTGCGACAATTTAGAATAGTTTTAGCAATAACCTTATTGACTTTAGGAGTCGATCAAATGCAGCAGGAGTTGTTACAGTAGCCATGGCCAATAAAGCACGACAACCATCTAGCATCTCACTGAACAAACAAGAATTATGGTTAGAGGAAGTTGTAAACACCACAAAGATTGTCATTAATGTGCTGAAAAATGTTCTTTTAGAAATGGACCTTCCGCTCTTTCCTGACTCAATCTCTTTTGAAATGGCATCAGAGGGCTCCACCCACAAGATAATCCCTGATAAAAGTCGCACCAGATACTGCTCTTGTGATTGCCCGCTATCTAAGTTATTGGAAAAATATTCACTTCAGTGTCAGTTAGCTAAACAAATATAGccgcaaaataaataaataaataaacataaaattaGTGATATGCACAGGTTTTTCCATAAGTTTCAGGAAACTTGTTTTCCAGCCATAATCAAGATTAAAGAGGAAGGAGAACCTTCAAAACTAATGACCTAGGAAGTACATGTGTCCACAAAAGTATTCACTTTTCAAAAGAGTTAACTATGTAATGACAATCTATCTGTTATAGGTAATACCTGAGGGAAATATTGTCCCTGTCACGGAACAGAATTGAACAAGTAGTTTCCGAGCTGAAACTGCAATAGGGGAGTCAATCCAAGAGCTCTGGGGTGAAAACTTCTGCCTAAGCGCAGCATATAGGTTCGACAACCAAACAGTATCACCACTTGAAATCAGAACATCATGCCATGCCAAGCCAGGCTACAATCAATAGGAAATGAACAAACATTGTTAATGAATTAACAGCCACCAGCCAGGTCTATCACTTAATGATGGAGATTTCTAAGTAGAAAAATCCCTCCTACTATGTGTAAGCAAGAGTATGAAGCAATTGTATTGCTAGGTAAGCCCATTTCAGTTTATTAAGAGAACATATTTTATCTAGGACAATGCTATGCTGCTGTATTATTTCCGTATTCCAAAGCAATAATATTGATCATGTCATATGGGCCTGAGAGATTTGATGCTGGTAATGAAGAGATCCTGAGGGAAAACCTGCACTAGGATGCAGTCCGTCCTGTTGGTCAATGCATTATCATGTCTAACTCCAGCTGAGAAATGATTTATACTTTTGGTGCCCTTGCGGTTGTACTGAAATTCCCAAGTAAGTATTTGTAACATAAGACGCATTGCAGCAGTACAGACTTTGACCTCGGGTGCTGCCAAATCAGAGTCAAGGATTTTGCTTGTCACACTTAAAGCAGCACCACGTGCCCAACAATAAAAAACCTACAATAGTTCATAGTTAAGAAAgtgagaagaaagaaaaaggggagAAAACAACAGCAAATAGAAAAGTCAATTAGTTAAAAAACTTAACAAAATGGTTTTATCTATAACAGACTCAACAGGAGTTATATGAGTCTAGAGAAAAATGCTAAACTTGTAACCATTAGGGTGAGAAATGACTTTCCAACAAACCTTTAAATAATCTAGCTCCAATGATCTGCGGCACTGTTCATGGAACTCCCTCGGAAGGCCCATAGCACTAGAAGTCGAAGGAGAAAATTCAGATACCTGGAAAGTAACATTAAGCCAATAAGCTCAAACCAGTGTCCCCCTAATAAGCTCAAGAAAAGACCATtgataaaattgtaaaagaaTTGCAAAATATCAGAAGGTTTCCATACCAAAGATTCCAAAATACTGATTCCAATGAACTGCACATCCAAGCCATGAGTGCCAAGAATTGCCTGATTAATCTGCAGTATTGAGAGTTAGGTGCTGTTTGTTTaaacttaattttaagtgctgaaaattaaattagtcttcgagagagagagggagattcCGAGTGGTGGCGGCTCTGGTCCCAGCCACCACTGCCCAGGTGTCACTAGCAGCCTTAGCTCTCATTGGCGACCTCCTGTGTAGTAGTGGTGGTAGCTGAGCGTATCGGTTGAAAATTAAGTAGGTTTGTGGTTACTTAATCATTGAGCACTTTTTTTAGTAACTCAATTGAGTGCTGAAAATTTAAGTTTCAATACTTTTTGAGTAATTAAACACATACCTAGACACTATGAATACACATCTAGTCAGAGTACACTTCTTGAGAAAATTCCTGAACTTGTTAACCAAATATGAGATTTGCATTCTCCAGACAAAGCCAAAAATTTGGAACACCTCAGACCTCAGAACACTCCAGCATTGGCAGGTAGACCTGTCTAGATCTCAAGATATACCCCAGCCTCTCACTTTGAAGCCTGATCCTCGTCATGTAGGAGATATAAGCATAACTCTTATACCACACCACAACCACAGGTGCAAAACCCCCACCCCCGCACTCTGAACCTGAGCCCATTGGACATTCAAACATCTTGAGCATTGGGAAGAGTTGGGAGACTCAAAATATCCTTCTGACCTGACAAAGACCCCCAGAGCCCGAATAGAACCACTAGAAGGCTTTCTACATTCAGAACCTCATTGAAACAAGGGAGCCCAAGATACCTGGAATTATCCAGGGCTCTTGGAACCTCCCAGGCACTCCACAATAACTTGACAAGCCAGGAACATCCTCAGGACCCTAGAAAGCTGGAAAAAAGAATAAGGCGTCCTAGATGATACCTGATAAAAGAATGGCTCCTTTTCACCAGTTGAAAAATCAAGCCTGCAAAAGAATTCAGGTTttaatgcataaaaattaaataaacaaatatgcCTGCTCATTACAAGCATGGACAGAATTTTGCAAAATCTATGATTATTATGCTTCTATCTGCGACATTTATTTGTCCAGCAAGCATCAAAATGCAATAACTCATTATATGAAATGTGTTCCTCAAATTTTTCATGTAACAGATCAAACCCCATACCACAATTAGTCTTGATGTTCAGCACGGCTCATAAAAAAATGCTGCTCAACTTACCAGCCTCTTTTGATCAACTGAGCAGCAACAGATGAAACTTTTGCTTGGACGTAACCCTCAGGTGAATTAGCATGTTGCAAAGCAAAGCAAATACAAAAGCTGCAAGGGCAACAATAGCTCTTTAAGGTGTACAATCAATACAATCCTTCAATTGAGCACAGATACAGTGAAACAGATGTTAGTTACCCTTGTGATAGATATAAAAGCATTTGCATGGTGGGTAATGTGGAAGTTTCAAATGACATACACAGACAGTTTTCCATGTACTCTATGATATAATTCTGATCCTATAATTTGTTAAGTGATACTAATAAGAAGAACTTCAAGAAGCCAATACTTGACTAAGTTTCTTCTATCTTCGGCAGAGAGAAAACTCCATTCTCTTATAGCTGCATCCCTTATAGCTCCAGCAGCTTGAAATCTTGCGTTTGCCACTTGAGAGTTTTCTGGCAAAACAATACCAAAATGATGAAATACATCTTGTGTAGCTGCATCTCATTTTTTGTTCAGTAATGGAttactaaaattataaaatacagTGCTAAAAATATATCTAAGTTCAACAATAAAACAATTTCACGATAATTCAAGTATGGATAGACAGTTCAAATAAAGACTACCAGCAATAATCGGGGATATTCTAAGCTGGCCAGAAAATAAACTTCATGCTATTCAAGAATGCACGGAAAGATAATTTAAGGAATATCAAGCTGTTGGTCATTGTAACAACCAAAATGCAAACACTGCCAAAGTTTTTTATGTTCACCAACATCTCTCCATGTCACGAAAGCTACAACCAAGGACAATCATTTTCTCCTCAGATGTCAACTAAGTAAGCTCCATAGAAAAGTTCAATAGTTGGATGCAAGAGTCACTCCTGGTGTATTTGCGAGGAGGACCTTGTGCAAGGAACCTATAATGAGCTCTCCTAGACCCCACCATAATCATCGATCGGTCCATTGATTTGTGAATGTAACAAAGACACCCAAAAACCAATCGAGATTTCACTTACCAAGAATAAACTGACATGCCTTGTATGGTTGGGGCGACTGAGACAGTGCCAATATAGCTGCTTCTGCTGCTGCAGGGTTTATATGCATCTAATCAAACAATAACACATATGTTTATTAGAGCAAAGTCCAAGTATTTCTGAGTTCTATTCGCCATGTTTATTTGGAGCAACTACCAAGGAGCCATGCATAAAGAATATAATCCATAGATCCCGTCACCAAATGTAAAGGCAAGCTAGTCCAGCTgtctaaatttttttggacccggataaaattttcaattgcaAATGTCGGTACCAAAACAAGTGTGAAACTCTGTTTGTCGAAATTTATGAGAAACTAAAACTGTAAAAACCATATAAACTACGTGGAACAGGACTCGAGCAGGCACGTCAACATGCCACTGAGCACAGAACCTTCAGTACAAGAAAACCATGAGCCGGTCTCAGCTAATCACCATTGGAACATCAAAGCTAGATGGAATTGTTACAGCAGGTGAATTGCTAACTTAGTGGTAAGTCCGATGAACTAACTAAAAATCGCTTCATCGCATTCATTCCCTCCAATAAACCCTCTGAAACATCACTATCATCATTATCACTGATTCACTATGGGCCACGCTCGACTGACCAAATCCAAATGCAGTTAAAGCAGTCGTCAAGAGTCATATAGCGCCAGAGCAGCTGATGAGCAAACtgaatgtgtatatatataggattGAGGACCTGAATGGAGGAGCAGGCGGCTTCAATGGCGTGCATAGTGGATTGGAGCTGCGCCAGTTCACCTCCGGCATCTCCGTATCCTTGCATATCCTGTTCTTCGTCTTCAATCAGAAGCTCGAATCGGAAGATATCGCAGCGGATTGTCCGCTGCGTGCAGTGCCTGAAGAAGATCAGTCGTATGGTGCTAGACGTCTCGCCTTGCTGCCTCCGACAATTTCTCCCCTTTTCTTCCTCGTACTGTTCCGTGCTTGAtgatgtgtgtatatatacacacgcacaatatacacatatacatatatatacacacacacacacacacatatatatatatatattacatatatacatatacatatagttTATCCcgaaaaaagtcaaaaatatattatatatcggTTCTACAGATTATATTAGTTACTTCTCATCCGAACGTGATCGGATATCCTCAAGTACATTTTCACTCGTCTTGGATTTGATATTTCGGATTTTATGCCGTCTACTTTATAAATTATTGGAGCAAATAATTGGGACTCGATATGAGAGGATCGTATTTACGACGAGAAATTAGTGTTTCGTATCTCTCTACTCGAAAGGCACGTTCACAAAGACTTGCCGAATGCAATAGTAAGAAACGAGTGGTTAATGGCTCCGGTCTCAAAAACCGGTAGACATAGGCGGGTGATCCTTCTGACAATCTTGGACTCGGACTCCTTTCCTCGTTTAGTCTGCTGGGATGTTTGGTTATTGATCATCTTTTACTTCAAGACCAATAGCGACACGGGCATGGACTTTCTTGAGCTAAGGTGATAGAAATGGGATTGACAACATTTACTTTTAGCAGTTGCATATTGTGCCAACAAGTTGAGATCGACCGGAGAAACTAATGAAGCTTTGTCAGTGAACCGAGCTTACGGTCCTGAAAGATTAAGGATCTACGGGAAAAAGGTATCCGGTATTAGTCAGAAATGCATGGCTCCGCAGCTGCTGGACCCGAGTAACGGAAGTAATCTCCTGGACCATCATTTGCCAGGAACAGGTTAACAGTATATGGTGAAAGTTTGGGACCTCTTTTCGTTTCGCTTAACTCAGCAAGTAGAAAGGGAAGAAATTTGAAGCCACTGAAACTGGACGGTTGAAACTCGAATATTTTCCAACTGTTTATGCTAGTTTGATTATCCTTCTGCAGTTTTGCTTGtcgaaaaaattaagaaaatgaagcATCTAAAGCTAATAAAGGGGAAAATCGAAACAAGGCGACAGAGTAAATCAAGAAATGCTTGATTCGCATCAATGCTGTTCTCCTGCACCGTGGATGAGGATTTGATCTTTCTATGTCACCGGAATGGAACAGCAGAACTTTCAGCAAAATCGGCCCTGTTTCATCACTGATTCTCCAAAGTCAGTAATGAAGTCACGGAAATTTCTGTGATGGAACATAAGAATCTCCGTTTTGCAGAACTATCTTTGCAGTCACGAGTTATCAATCCTGATCCAAAAACAGATGAAACGTACTCCCGTTCTACTGCTTTGCTGCCTCCATATGACTGAGCTCTTTATAAACATCGAGCATTGGGAATGTCTTATTTAACCGTCTGAATGAAACCTCAGATATCGCGTTCAAGTCCTTAATCGCTTTAGCCAGTTCCATGGCCTCCAATCTCCAACCAGCAAAACCAATCCCTTGAACCAGCAGCATCAAAGTGGTTTCATTGGGCTTGCAACCCTTCTCCACCATGATTATAAGAACTTCAATCGCTTCGTCAATCCGATGGGCCTTGCACAGCCCCAGAAGAGTGATATTATAAGTAATAACCGTGGGCTGAAACCCGCTACTCTCCATGTCAACCAAAAGACTTATCGCCTCGTCCACCATCCCATCTCTGCATAGGCACGAGATCATTGAATTATAAGTAATGTCATCCGGGTCAATCCCTTTGCTCACCATCTCGGAAATCATCTCCAAGGCCCTGTATCTCTCCTCACAGCTCCACAGGGCACTGAAGATTGTATTGTATGAGCTAACATTCGGAGGGCAACCCACTTCCTCTAGCTTCTCAAAGATCTGTAAAGCCTGATCGGGCTTCCTGTTCTTGCATAGAGCCGCTAGGATTGTGTTATAATTAACAATATCAGGAAGACAACCACTAGAGATCATCTGATCGAGGAACTTTATCGCCATATCCAACTTCCCCTCCTTGCAAAATGCTGCAATTAATGGATCATAACTGTATGCATCAGGTTTCAATCCCTTTTGCATCATGACCTTAAGGATGTTCAGGGCATCATCTGCTTTCCCGTCCCGACAGAGAGAGCTAATCAAGATGCTGTAAGTCACGATGTTGGGCTCGCAGCCTTCAACAGACATCTCCTTCACCAATTTCTCCCCATCGTCCCACTTCCCCTGATTCAAGAGCGCCCGCAAGAGTATGTTATACGAGATCGCATCGGGCTTGCATCCCCTCGAGTTCAAGCCCTTCACAAACTGGAGAGCCCGGTCTATGAGACCTTCCTTGCACAGCCCACGAATGATGGCATTGTAAGTGTACATATCAGGGCGAAGCCCCCTCGACAACATCTCATCCAAGAGCTTGAGGGCCTCATCGAGCCCGCCCTCAATAACCGTTGCTTCAATCAGAATCGTGTAAGTGATCACAGTAGGCTTGCAGTTGTCTCTCAGCAACTGCTCCAACACCTTAATGGCCGAACCGAGCTTCCCCCGATTACAGAGGCTCCCTATCATGATATTATACGTGACGATGTC
The sequence above is drawn from the Punica granatum isolate Tunisia-2019 chromosome 5, ASM765513v2, whole genome shotgun sequence genome and encodes:
- the LOC116207167 gene encoding exportin-4 isoform X1, which gives rise to MQGYGDAGGELAQLQSTMHAIEAACSSIQMHINPAAAEAAILALSQSPQPYKACQFILENSQVANARFQAAGAIRDAAIREWSFLSAEDRRNLVNFCICFALQHANSPEGYVQAKVSSVAAQLIKRGWLDFSTGEKEPFFYQINQAILGTHGLDVQFIGISILESLVSEFSPSTSSAMGLPREFHEQCRRSLELDYLKVFYCWARGAALSVTSKILDSDLAAPEVKVCTAAMRLMLQILTWEFQYNRKGTKSINHFSAGVRHDNALTNRTDCILVQPGLAWHDVLISSGDTVWLSNLYAALRQKFSPQSSWIDSPIAVSARKLLVQFCSVTGTIFPSDSGQSQEQYLVRLLSGIILWVEPSDAISKEIESGKSGSEMLDGCRALLAMATVTTPAAFDRLLKSIRPYGTLTLLSTLMGEVIKVLISQNSEEETWSWEARDILLDTWTALLMHSLQPLHITGGGISLPPEGAVAAANLFALIVDSELKAASASAYNDDSDSDYIHASISAMDERLSSYALIARAAIDVTVPLLTRLFTERVSRLHQGRGIVDPTETLEELYSLLLITGHVLADEGEGETPLVPDAIQRNFGDFLEADKHPVVLLSGSIIKFAEHSLDPDLRASFFSPRLMEAVIWFLSRWSPTYLMSLEETHDRNDDSLLSRGHQLPQNSRKTVANYFSEYSYGKFVLGTIVRVSIITFTSYPGENYLQGMTCYQLLHALVRQKNICVHLVALESWRELANAFAHEKMLFMLNASHQRSLAQTLVLSASGLGNSEAANQYVKDLMGHMTKYLVELSSRNDIRSISQQPDIILSITCSLERLRGAARASEPRMQKSIYEMGLSVLNAILVLLEVYKHESSVVYVLLKFVVAWVDAQITYLEAKETAAVVDFCMRLLQLYSSHNIGKISLSLSNSLLSDAKTEKYKDLRALLQLLSALCLKDLVDLSSDPVESEGTNISQVVFFGLHIVTPLISLELLKYPKLCHDYFSLLSHMLEVYPEMVGQLNNDAFSHVVETLSFGLHHQDSEVVNMCLKALRALASYHCKETAAGKVGLGSRASDPRNPSGGTENRIFSRFLQSLLQLLLFGDYSPDLVGAAADALFPMILCEQSLYQKLGNELIERQANPEFRLRLTNAFQALTSLNQLTCTLDRMNYQRFRKNLSNFLIEVRGFLRTK
- the LOC116207167 gene encoding exportin-4 isoform X2 codes for the protein MQGYGDAGGELAQLQSTMHAIEAACSSIQMHINPAAAEAAILALSQSPQPYKACQFILENSQVANARFQAAGAIRDAAIREWSFLSAEDRRNLVNFCICFALQHANSPEGYVQAKVSSVAAQLIKRGWLDFSTGEKEPFFYQINQAILGTHGLDVQFIGISILESLVSEFSPSTSSAMGLPREFHEQCRRSLELDYLKVFYCWARGAALSVTSKILDSDLAAPEVKVCTAAMRLMLQILTWEFQYNRKGTKSINHFSAGVRHDNALTNRTDCILVQPGLAWHDVLISSGDTVWLSNLYAALRQKFSPQSSWIDSPIAVSARKLLVQFCSVTGTIFPSDSGQSQEQYLVRLLSGIILWVEPSDAISKEIESGKSGSEMLDGCRALLAMATVTTPAAFDRLLKSIRPYGTLTLLSTLMGEVIKVLISQNSEEETWSWEARDILLDTWTALLMPLHITGGGISLPPEGAVAAANLFALIVDSELKAASASAYNDDSDSDYIHASISAMDERLSSYALIARAAIDVTVPLLTRLFTERVSRLHQGRGIVDPTETLEELYSLLLITGHVLADEGEGETPLVPDAIQRNFGDFLEADKHPVVLLSGSIIKFAEHSLDPDLRASFFSPRLMEAVIWFLSRWSPTYLMSLEETHDRNDDSLLSRGHQLPQNSRKTVANYFSEYSYGKFVLGTIVRVSIITFTSYPGENYLQGMTCYQLLHALVRQKNICVHLVALESWRELANAFAHEKMLFMLNASHQRSLAQTLVLSASGLGNSEAANQYVKDLMGHMTKYLVELSSRNDIRSISQQPDIILSITCSLERLRGAARASEPRMQKSIYEMGLSVLNAILVLLEVYKHESSVVYVLLKFVVAWVDAQITYLEAKETAAVVDFCMRLLQLYSSHNIGKISLSLSNSLLSDAKTEKYKDLRALLQLLSALCLKDLVDLSSDPVESEGTNISQVVFFGLHIVTPLISLELLKYPKLCHDYFSLLSHMLEVYPEMVGQLNNDAFSHVVETLSFGLHHQDSEVVNMCLKALRALASYHCKETAAGKVGLGSRASDPRNPSGGTENRIFSRFLQSLLQLLLFGDYSPDLVGAAADALFPMILCEQSLYQKLGNELIERQANPEFRLRLTNAFQALTSLNQLTCTLDRMNYQRFRKNLSNFLIEVRGFLRTK